A window of the Gossypium hirsutum isolate 1008001.06 chromosome A05, Gossypium_hirsutum_v2.1, whole genome shotgun sequence genome harbors these coding sequences:
- the LOC107957146 gene encoding protein IQ-DOMAIN 1, which produces MGKKGGWLSIVKKALSPESKKSQHQTPKPKKKWFGKSKDLSPVSVPEETEVITEDAKLKEAENEQSKHAYSVALATAVAAEAAVAAAQAAAEVVRLTSQPRHLGKSKEEIAAIRIQTAFRGYLARRALRALRGLVRLKSLIRGQSVKRQATTTLRCMQTLARLQSEISARRIRMSEENQALQRQLQQKCQKELEKLRAPMREDWNDSTQSKEQIEARQQNKQGATMKRERALAYAYCHQRSWKNCSRSVNQTFMDPSNSHWGWSWLERWMAARPWEVQSTTDNNDRGSVKSMGACSISISEISRAYSRRDLNNDNKPSPTPQKSSRVPSRQSPSTPPSKAPSISSVSGKTRLPSPRGSQWGGYEDSRSILSTRSDRYRRHSIAGSSMRDDESLTSSPAVPSYMAPTQSTKARSHIPSPLGSGTPDRRVAGSAKKRLLFPASPASSRRHSEPPKVDISEARKNQHAPSNGRQVAW; this is translated from the exons ATGGGAAAAAAAGGTGGCTGGCTTTCTATTGTGAAGAAAGCTTTGAGCCCTGAATCCAAGAAATCTCAG cACCAAACTCCAAAGCCAAAGAAAAAATGGTTCGGAAAAAGCAAAGATTTGAGCCCTGTGTCTGTGCCTGAAGAAACTGAAGTGATAACTGAAGATGCAAAGCTAAAAGAAGCTGAAAACGAACAAAGCAAACATGCCTACTCTGTGGCTCTTGCCACCGCTGTGGCGGCCGAGGCAGCGGTGGCAGCTGCTCAGGCGGCTGCTGAAGTTGTCCGTCTCACTTCTCAGCCGCGCCATCTGGGGAAGTCAAAGGAGGAAATAGCTGCTATCAGGATTCAAACAGCATTTCGTGgatatttg GCTAGGAGGGCACTGCGAGCTTTGAGAGGGTTGGTAAGGTTGAAATCGTTGATCAGAGGGCAATCCGTCAAACGCCAAGCAACTACAACGTTAAGATGCATGCAGACTCTAGCTCGTCTGCAGTCTGAGATTTCTGCAAGGAGGATTAGAATGTCAGAAGAGAACCAGGCTCTTCAGCGCCAGCTTCAACAGAAATGCCAGAAAGAGCTCGAGAAGTTGAGAGCTCCC ATGAGAGAAGACTGGAACGATAGTACACAGTCGAAGGAGCAGATCGAAGCAAGACAACAAAATAAGCAAGGAGCTACTATGAAAAGGGAAAGAGCATTGGCTTATGCATACTGTCACCAG CGATCGTGGAAGAACTGTTCTAGATCAGTGAATCAAACATTTATGGATCCGAGTAATTCACACTGGGGTTGGAGTTGGTTAGAGCGATGGATGGCAGCCCGACCATGGGAAGTCCAAAGCACAACTGATAACAATGACCGTGGCTCAGTCAAGAGTATGGGTGCTTGTTCGATATCTATAAGTGAAATCAGCAGAGCTTATTCTCGAAGAGATCTTAACAATGATAACAAACCATCTCCAACACCTCAGAAGTCAAGTCGAGTTCCTAGCCGCCAGTCTCCATCGACTCCACCTTCAAAGGCACCTTCGATTTCATCGGTTTCTGGTAAAACAAGACTGCCAAGTCCGAGAGGAAGTCAATGGGGAGGGTATGAAGACTCAAGGAGCATACTCAGTACCCGGTCTGATCGTTATAGGAGACATAGCATTGCAGGGTCCTCAATGAGAGACGATGAGAGCCTTACAAGCTCACCTGCAGTTCCAAGTTATATGGCACCAACACAGTCCACAAAGGCCAGGTCCCACATACCAAGCCCCTTAGGAAGTGGCACACCAGATAGGAGAGTGGCAGGGTCTGCAAAGAAACGGCTTTTGTTCCCAGCATCCCCAGCCAGTAGTAGGAGACATTCAGAGCCTCCTAAAGTGGACATAAGTGAGGCTAGAAAGAATCAGCATGCACCAAGCAATGGAAGGCAAGTGGCTTGGTGA